In Pedobacter sp. SL55, the following proteins share a genomic window:
- the mrdA gene encoding penicillin-binding protein 2 — MNQLFNRKYIIQGLFVLLALILLGRLFYIQVASDKYFLDANNNALRKKFIYPARGVITDRNGKVLAQNQPTYDLMVTPNEVVPFDTLSLCNIIGITMEDFRKKFHKAVVQSKYQASIFQKLLSIQTYATLQERMANYKGFEVQKRTIRYYPDSIGGQLLGYIKEVNQTEIERHRGYYKPGDYIGKSGIERQYETDLRGTKGVRNMLYNVRNVAQGSYADGKFDSLAIAGEQLTTTIDVEIQKLGEQLLNNKVGSIVAIEPATGEILAFVSSPGYDPNLMVGSESGNNYMKIFSNPYRPFFIRPIKGRYSPGSAFKPLSALIALQEGVINENTTFNCPGYYQVGRTRFKCEHIDGNVALRRGIARSCNTYFWSLFVKEMTKKGRKNQHKAYDEWQEKVRKFGIGDTLGIDYPGERGYKLFSSEDYTKRYSKYWSYGTILSVGIGQGEITTTPLQMANIMAIIANRGYYIKPHLVKGIGSDKHIDPKYKEKHYVGVDAKHFGPVIDGMQDAVNSQIGTAKESMIPNILMCGKTGTVQNSHGKNHSVFIGFAPRDNPKIAIAVIVENGGYGGAYAAPIASFITEKYLTDSLKGRRINGATIEQYKADNLLPVLKDKIPKQKPKVDTSKVDTTKKTVPLKTAAIKNPFNKTAVAPKNNATTE; from the coding sequence ATGAACCAACTGTTTAATAGAAAATATATTATACAAGGCTTATTTGTATTACTTGCACTAATTTTGTTAGGCAGGCTTTTCTATATACAGGTGGCTAGCGATAAATATTTCTTAGACGCAAACAACAACGCACTTCGTAAAAAATTCATCTATCCAGCCCGTGGCGTAATTACCGACAGAAATGGCAAGGTACTGGCCCAAAACCAACCTACATACGATTTAATGGTAACGCCAAACGAAGTTGTACCTTTTGATACGCTATCTTTGTGCAATATCATAGGCATTACGATGGAAGATTTCCGCAAGAAATTCCACAAAGCGGTTGTGCAATCAAAATATCAGGCTTCCATATTTCAAAAATTACTTTCGATACAAACCTATGCCACCCTGCAAGAGCGTATGGCAAATTACAAAGGGTTTGAAGTACAGAAAAGAACTATCCGTTATTATCCAGATAGTATAGGCGGACAGCTTTTAGGCTACATCAAAGAAGTAAACCAAACAGAAATTGAAAGACACCGAGGCTATTACAAACCTGGTGATTACATTGGAAAATCTGGTATAGAAAGACAATATGAAACCGACTTACGCGGAACAAAAGGTGTAAGAAACATGCTTTATAATGTTCGTAATGTAGCTCAAGGAAGTTACGCCGACGGGAAGTTCGATTCTCTAGCTATCGCAGGCGAACAGCTTACCACCACTATCGATGTAGAAATACAAAAATTAGGAGAACAGCTGTTAAACAACAAAGTAGGAAGTATTGTGGCTATAGAACCTGCAACAGGAGAAATATTAGCATTTGTGAGCAGTCCGGGTTACGATCCAAATTTGATGGTAGGTAGCGAAAGTGGCAACAATTACATGAAGATTTTTTCCAATCCTTATCGTCCTTTTTTTATCAGACCAATTAAGGGTAGATATTCTCCAGGCTCTGCGTTTAAACCACTTAGTGCTTTAATAGCGCTACAGGAAGGAGTCATTAATGAGAATACTACATTTAACTGCCCAGGCTATTATCAGGTTGGAAGAACAAGGTTTAAGTGTGAGCACATTGATGGGAATGTGGCTTTAAGACGAGGTATTGCTAGGTCTTGCAACACGTATTTTTGGAGTCTTTTCGTAAAAGAAATGACTAAAAAGGGCAGGAAAAATCAGCATAAGGCCTATGATGAATGGCAAGAAAAAGTACGTAAGTTCGGGATTGGCGATACTTTAGGTATAGACTATCCTGGTGAAAGAGGTTATAAATTATTTTCTTCGGAAGATTATACTAAACGCTATAGTAAATACTGGAGTTACGGTACTATTTTGTCAGTCGGCATTGGCCAGGGAGAGATTACGACCACCCCATTGCAAATGGCCAACATCATGGCTATTATTGCCAATAGAGGCTATTATATCAAACCGCATTTAGTAAAAGGAATTGGAAGCGATAAACATATCGATCCAAAATATAAAGAAAAACACTATGTAGGTGTAGACGCCAAACATTTCGGACCAGTAATCGACGGAATGCAAGATGCGGTAAATAGTCAAATTGGAACTGCAAAAGAATCTATGATACCAAATATCTTGATGTGTGGTAAAACTGGTACTGTACAAAACTCACATGGTAAAAACCACTCGGTTTTCATTGGCTTTGCTCCTCGCGACAATCCAAAAATTGCTATTGCAGTAATCGTAGAAAACGGTGGCTATGGGGGTGCTTATGCTGCTCCGATCGCCAGTTTCATTACCGAAAAGTATTTAACCGATAGCTTGAAAGGTAGAAGAATTAATGGTGCAACCATTGAGCAGTACAAGGCTGACAATTTACTTCCAGTTTTAAAAGATAAAATTCCTAAACAGAAACCTAAGGTAGACACCAGCAAAGTAGATACTACTAAAAAAACTGTTCCTTTAAAAACTGCCGCAATCAAAAATCCATTTAATAAAACAGCAGTAGCACCAAAGAACAATGCAACAACAGAATAA
- the rodA gene encoding rod shape-determining protein RodA: MQQQNNRFFFNVDWVTILIYVALCAVGFINIFSVQYKPDISSAFSFSAEYGKQLIFIITGLILGLSILLLDSKFFSVFAPIVYGITIILLMAVLVVGRNVGGNQAWIPLGSFRLQPSEFAKFGTALLLARYISSFNPKLNTFKPILISLAIVGLPMALIMLQPDAGSMLVFLSFMFPLYREGLPGNLLIIFWGAVLLFILNLFITPTVLIISILIVGGLFAYNVRKKLQKVINVGIITIIAICYLFVAKYLFENVLKPHQRTRIELILGLTSDNRGAGYNVIQSKIAIGAGQLTGRGYLEGTQTKYDYVPAQSTDFIFSTIGEEWGFIGCFVVIGLYCFLLLRIINMAERQRSVFSRVYGYSIACILFFHVFINIGMTIGIMPVIGIPLPFISYGGSSLWSFTILLFIFLKLDSNRMGFI; encoded by the coding sequence ATGCAACAACAGAATAATAGATTTTTCTTTAATGTTGATTGGGTCACTATATTGATTTATGTGGCTTTGTGCGCTGTTGGTTTCATCAATATTTTTTCTGTACAATACAAACCAGACATCAGCAGTGCTTTTAGCTTCTCTGCAGAGTATGGTAAGCAATTGATTTTCATTATTACAGGTTTAATTTTAGGCTTATCCATCCTTTTACTAGATTCTAAATTTTTCAGCGTATTTGCGCCAATAGTTTATGGTATAACTATCATTTTATTAATGGCAGTTTTGGTGGTTGGTAGAAATGTTGGTGGTAACCAAGCATGGATTCCTCTCGGCTCTTTCCGCTTACAACCTTCCGAATTTGCTAAATTTGGCACAGCCTTATTATTAGCTAGGTATATCAGTTCTTTTAATCCTAAGCTAAACACTTTCAAGCCAATTTTAATTTCTTTAGCAATCGTTGGATTGCCAATGGCTTTAATTATGCTTCAACCAGATGCTGGTTCTATGCTAGTGTTTTTATCATTCATGTTTCCTTTATACCGAGAAGGTTTGCCTGGAAACCTGTTGATTATCTTTTGGGGTGCCGTATTGTTATTTATCCTCAATTTATTCATTACACCTACAGTACTCATCATTTCCATCTTAATTGTTGGAGGATTGTTTGCCTACAACGTTAGAAAGAAGCTTCAAAAAGTAATTAATGTAGGTATCATTACAATAATTGCAATTTGCTATTTGTTTGTTGCCAAGTATTTGTTTGAAAATGTTTTAAAGCCCCACCAGCGTACACGTATTGAGCTAATTTTAGGTTTAACTAGTGATAACAGAGGGGCTGGCTACAACGTAATACAATCTAAAATTGCGATAGGGGCGGGACAGCTTACCGGGCGAGGTTACTTAGAAGGCACACAAACCAAATACGATTATGTACCAGCACAAAGTACAGATTTCATTTTCTCAACTATTGGCGAAGAATGGGGCTTTATTGGCTGTTTTGTAGTGATTGGACTTTATTGTTTCCTTTTGTTACGCATTATAAACATGGCCGAACGACAGCGATCTGTTTTTTCGAGAGTTTACGGCTACAGCATTGCCTGTATCCTATTTTTCCACGTATTTATTAATATTGGAATGACGATAGGAATTATGCCTGTAATTGGTATTCCGCTGCCATTTATTAGTTATGGAGGCTCTTCTTTGTGGAGCTTTACGATATTGCTATTTATCTTTTTGAAATTGGATTCTAATAGGATGGGTTTTATTTAA
- a CDS encoding thymidine kinase — translation MLFSEQNFRRGEFSGSIEVICGSMFSGKTEELIRRLKRAQIAKLNVEIFKPKTDTRYDEMAVVSHDKNTIPSTPVDHSSAILLLGTNTQVVGIDEAQFFDEGLAEVCNVLASKGIRVIVAGLDMDFLGKPFGPMPALMAIAEHVTKVNAVCMQCGSPAVYSYRTAASENRVLLGEKDSYEPRCRACFNH, via the coding sequence ATGTTATTTAGCGAGCAAAATTTTAGACGGGGAGAATTTAGTGGCAGTATAGAAGTAATTTGCGGTTCTATGTTTTCTGGAAAAACCGAAGAACTCATTAGAAGGCTAAAAAGAGCGCAGATTGCTAAGCTAAATGTAGAGATTTTTAAACCTAAAACAGATACTCGCTATGATGAAATGGCGGTGGTATCTCATGATAAAAACACCATCCCATCAACCCCTGTAGATCACTCTTCTGCTATTCTGTTGCTTGGCACAAATACACAAGTAGTGGGCATTGATGAAGCACAGTTTTTTGACGAAGGCCTAGCTGAGGTTTGCAATGTTTTGGCCAGTAAAGGCATTAGGGTTATTGTTGCAGGTTTAGACATGGATTTTTTGGGCAAACCTTTTGGGCCAATGCCTGCGTTAATGGCTATTGCCGAACACGTAACCAAAGTAAACGCGGTTTGTATGCAATGTGGCAGCCCAGCGGTATATTCTTACCGTACCGCAGCAAGCGAAAACAGAGTGCTTTTAGGAGAAAAAGATAGTTACGAACCTCGCTGCAGGGCTTGTTTTAACCACTAG
- a CDS encoding S8/S53 family peptidase: MRKIYLLVVFLFILFGFTDQTPANKIKFKLPAGVTTKDYLPNSLIIKFKSGARLDVATQSTTAQLSANGISLSILEPVFNQNAKSDQTFANNGVNYHFERYYHAKYQGNANIETVINTLLQTDNIEYAEPSYIHSTWYTPNDAAYGSQAYLTQLKAPQAWDVLKNSSGVVIAIVDSGSEITHQDLAGNIYYNTADPVNGIDDDGDGYVDNYAGWDFCGASASTMIGDNDPNVKSSEADHGVHVSGIASAVTDNGLGVASIAQNAKLLIVKAGADDAPRSIYKGYEGIKYAADKGAHIINCSWGGVGGGQFGQEMIDYAVSKGCLVVAAAGNSGDDIPIYPAAFDGVLAVANLNSNDTKASGSNYGTYVDISAPGQGIYNTIYGNTYGFKSGTSMAAPLVASAAALLKAKYPNYTGLQIGEILRAAADDVDAQNTNYAGLLGSGRLNVYRALTENAASVRYQNMTITDQSLGNRAPNTEIALQFALKNFLIPVTGLTVNISSNSAFVQVLDQNISAGNLASLETKTGLAAVRVRVLANAPENHEVVFTLRYTANNGTYTSTERFTTVVALDYLNVAVNQISTSLTSNGRVGYSKANATAGLGFLYKGESMLFEAALLIGKSETQVMNNARAETEASEDFKRQQTAAMSVSSVAAFEGTSVFTDAGSANPIGLKILSRALAFNSTNDNKYVIIEYEIANTNNTDLQNIYTGLFTDWDLDEASANATQYDAVAKIAYVYAKQNASYPYAGVRLLNLTGAPAYYPMSYQIANSFLADNNFTVAEKYKTLTSGIQAQGLGYDTANGYDVMFTLGSGPYNIPKTGTIKVAYAFLAGDNLNELVAMGSAAELKYKEILANRLSSIPVTYALKQNYPNQAKTFTYIPLDLPEKTEVDINIYDITGRKISKVTKGVLEAGSYRFYVDVSTFASGVYTYKLTTPNFKQAKKMVVAR, encoded by the coding sequence ATGAGAAAAATATACCTTTTAGTTGTCTTTTTATTCATCCTGTTTGGATTTACAGATCAAACACCGGCTAATAAAATTAAGTTTAAACTTCCAGCTGGCGTAACTACAAAAGACTATCTGCCCAATTCGCTAATTATCAAATTTAAAAGTGGTGCTAGGTTAGATGTAGCTACACAAAGTACAACGGCACAGCTAAGTGCCAATGGTATTTCTTTAAGCATTTTAGAACCAGTTTTCAACCAAAATGCAAAATCAGATCAGACCTTTGCTAATAATGGGGTTAATTATCATTTCGAACGCTACTATCATGCAAAATATCAAGGTAATGCCAATATAGAAACGGTAATTAATACACTTTTACAGACCGATAATATTGAATATGCAGAGCCTAGTTACATTCATAGCACTTGGTATACCCCAAATGATGCAGCTTACGGGTCACAGGCGTATCTTACACAGTTAAAAGCGCCACAAGCGTGGGATGTACTTAAAAACTCTTCGGGAGTGGTAATTGCCATTGTAGATTCTGGTTCGGAAATTACACACCAAGATTTAGCTGGAAATATTTATTACAATACAGCAGATCCAGTAAATGGAATTGATGACGATGGCGATGGGTATGTAGATAATTATGCCGGTTGGGATTTCTGTGGTGCTTCTGCCAGTACCATGATTGGCGATAACGACCCTAATGTAAAAAGTAGTGAAGCGGATCACGGTGTGCACGTAAGTGGTATTGCCAGTGCCGTTACAGATAATGGATTAGGGGTAGCCTCTATTGCCCAAAATGCCAAGTTATTAATTGTAAAAGCTGGCGCTGATGATGCACCGAGATCTATTTACAAAGGTTACGAAGGTATCAAGTATGCTGCAGATAAAGGTGCCCATATCATCAATTGTTCTTGGGGTGGTGTTGGCGGCGGTCAGTTTGGCCAAGAGATGATTGATTATGCCGTTAGCAAAGGCTGCTTAGTGGTAGCTGCTGCTGGCAATTCGGGAGATGACATTCCTATTTACCCGGCCGCTTTTGATGGGGTACTTGCTGTGGCTAATTTAAACTCAAATGATACCAAAGCTTCTGGCTCTAATTATGGTACTTATGTAGATATTTCTGCTCCCGGACAAGGAATTTATAATACAATTTACGGAAATACCTATGGCTTTAAATCTGGCACTTCTATGGCTGCACCTTTGGTAGCTAGCGCAGCAGCTTTACTAAAAGCAAAATATCCAAACTATACCGGTTTGCAAATAGGCGAAATACTAAGGGCAGCTGCCGATGATGTTGATGCCCAAAATACCAATTATGCAGGCTTGTTGGGCAGCGGGCGATTAAATGTGTACCGAGCCCTTACTGAAAACGCTGCATCGGTACGTTATCAGAATATGACCATTACCGATCAAAGTTTGGGTAATAGGGCACCCAATACAGAAATTGCCTTGCAGTTTGCGCTAAAAAATTTCCTCATTCCGGTAACCGGACTAACTGTAAATATCTCTAGCAATAGTGCTTTTGTACAGGTGTTAGATCAAAATATCAGCGCAGGAAATTTAGCTAGTCTAGAAACTAAAACTGGTTTGGCTGCGGTTAGAGTTAGGGTATTGGCTAATGCACCAGAAAATCACGAAGTAGTTTTTACCTTAAGATATACCGCAAATAATGGAACTTATACCAGCACAGAACGCTTTACTACCGTAGTAGCTTTAGATTACTTAAATGTTGCCGTTAATCAAATTAGCACTTCGCTTACCTCAAACGGTAGGGTAGGCTACAGCAAAGCCAATGCTACCGCAGGTTTAGGTTTTCTTTACAAAGGGGAAAGTATGTTATTTGAAGCGGCCTTGCTTATTGGCAAATCCGAAACACAGGTAATGAACAACGCCAGAGCAGAAACTGAGGCTAGCGAAGATTTTAAAAGACAGCAAACGGCAGCAATGTCTGTTTCATCGGTAGCTGCTTTTGAAGGTACCAGTGTTTTTACCGATGCAGGAAGTGCCAATCCGATAGGACTAAAAATACTTTCTAGGGCTTTGGCATTTAATTCTACTAACGATAATAAATATGTAATTATAGAATACGAGATTGCTAACACTAACAACACCGATTTGCAAAATATTTACACGGGTTTGTTTACCGATTGGGATTTAGACGAAGCTTCTGCCAATGCCACGCAATACGATGCAGTGGCCAAAATTGCTTATGTTTATGCCAAGCAAAATGCATCATATCCTTATGCTGGTGTGCGTTTGTTGAACTTAACGGGTGCACCTGCTTATTATCCAATGTCGTATCAAATAGCCAATAGTTTTTTGGCTGATAATAATTTTACGGTCGCCGAAAAATATAAAACATTAACTTCTGGCATACAGGCCCAAGGTTTAGGCTATGATACCGCCAACGGTTACGATGTGATGTTTACCCTTGGTAGCGGCCCTTATAATATCCCTAAAACTGGAACAATTAAAGTAGCCTATGCTTTTTTAGCAGGCGATAATCTGAATGAGTTAGTTGCCATGGGCAGTGCAGCAGAGCTGAAGTATAAGGAAATACTGGCCAATAGGCTAAGTAGTATTCCGGTAACTTATGCCTTAAAGCAGAACTATCCAAATCAGGCTAAAACCTTTACTTATATACCTTTAGATTTGCCCGAAAAAACGGAAGTAGATATCAATATTTACGATATAACGGGCAGAAAAATCAGTAAGGTAACAAAAGGTGTTTTAGAAGCGGGCAGCTATCGATTTTATGTAGATGTAAGTACATTTGCCAGCGGCGTATATACTTACAAGCTAACTACGCCCAACTTTAAGCAAGCTAAGAAAATGGTGGTGGCGAGATAA
- a CDS encoding SRPBCC domain-containing protein, translating to MVRIYFKIEIDAPKEKVCNVLLGETTYPQWTAPFAEGSRAITDWQVGSKTLFVNADGDGMISKIAEHIPNEYISIHHLGMYMKGVEDYESEEVKKWVGAVESYKLSARDGKSLLSIETDTTEEHQGYFEETWPKKVKELAEA from the coding sequence ATGGTAAGAATATATTTTAAAATCGAAATTGATGCGCCAAAGGAAAAAGTATGTAACGTTCTTTTAGGCGAAACCACCTATCCACAGTGGACTGCTCCTTTTGCTGAAGGTTCTAGGGCAATAACCGATTGGCAAGTAGGTAGCAAAACTTTATTTGTAAATGCAGACGGCGACGGTATGATCTCGAAAATTGCAGAGCATATTCCAAATGAGTACATTTCTATACATCATTTAGGGATGTATATGAAAGGAGTAGAAGATTACGAAAGCGAAGAAGTGAAGAAATGGGTTGGCGCTGTTGAAAGTTACAAGTTAAGCGCTAGAGATGGCAAATCTTTGTTAAGTATAGAAACCGACACTACTGAAGAGCACCAAGGTTATTTTGAAGAAACTTGGCCAAAGAAGGTTAAGGAGTTGGCAGAGGCTTAG
- a CDS encoding GIY-YIG nuclease family protein yields the protein MQKGGSIYILTNVNRTVLYIGVTSDLLSRLIAHREKKYPKSFTAKYGAVICIYYETFFSIEEAIEREKEIKKWRREKKNNLINSKNPSWKDLWDEVKEW from the coding sequence ATGCAAAAAGGTGGCTCCATCTACATACTCACCAACGTAAACCGCACAGTTCTATATATTGGGGTAACGTCCGATTTATTGTCGCGTTTGATAGCGCATAGGGAGAAGAAGTATCCAAAGTCTTTTACTGCGAAGTATGGCGCTGTCATCTGCATTTACTATGAAACATTTTTCAGCATAGAAGAAGCCATCGAACGCGAAAAAGAGATCAAAAAATGGCGAAGAGAAAAGAAAAACAACCTAATTAATTCTAAGAACCCATCTTGGAAAGATTTGTGGGATGAGGTAAAGGAGTGGTAG
- a CDS encoding NADP-dependent isocitrate dehydrogenase: protein MSNSSKIIYTKTDEAPLLATYSFLPIVQAFTASAGIEVETRDISLAGRILANFPEFLKDDQKIGDALTELGQLATTPEANIIKLPNISASIPQLKEAIAELQAQGFALPNFPEDAKTDEEKAIKAKYSKVLGSAVNPVLREGNSDRRAPKAVKNYAKANPHSMGAWSSDSKTSVASMSEGDFYGSEKSTTIGNDTQFKIEFVATDGAVTELKGLANLKAGEVIDSSVLSIAKLKAFVAGAIKEAKDAGVLLSAHLKATMMKVSDPIIFGAIVEAYFADVFAKYADLFKTLGVDTRNGLGDVYAKIAGSAQEAEVKAAIDAAIANGPALAMVNSDKGITNLHVPSDVIVDASMPAMIRTSGQMWDKDGKQQDTIAIIPDRCYAGVYTATIDDCKKHGAFNPTTMGSVPNVGLMAQKAEEYGSHDKTFQAAANGTIRVSDAAGNVFFEQAVETGDIFRMCQTKDAPIQDWVKLAVNRARLSNTPAVFWLDENRAHDAQIIKKINTYLADHDTNGLDLRILSPIEATKFTLERVRKGEDTISVTGNVLRDYLTDLFPILELGTSAKMLSIVPLMNGGGLFETGAGGSAPKHVEQFVKEGYLRWDSLGEFLALQASLEHLSQTQNNAKAQVLADALDEANAKFLATDKSPGRKLGTIDNRGSHFYLALYWAEALAAQTKDAELAAKFAPLAKALVENEAKITAELIEAQGKAQEIGGYYHPNDDLAAKAMRPSATLNDALASL, encoded by the coding sequence ATGTCAAACTCATCAAAAATAATCTATACTAAAACAGACGAGGCTCCATTGTTGGCTACTTACTCATTTTTGCCTATCGTGCAGGCTTTTACAGCATCGGCAGGTATTGAGGTAGAAACTAGGGATATCTCTTTAGCAGGAAGAATTTTAGCCAACTTTCCTGAGTTTTTGAAAGATGACCAAAAAATTGGAGATGCCTTGACAGAGCTTGGCCAATTGGCAACTACGCCAGAGGCTAATATCATTAAATTACCTAATATTTCTGCTTCTATTCCACAGTTAAAAGAAGCCATCGCCGAGTTACAAGCTCAAGGTTTTGCCTTGCCAAACTTTCCAGAAGATGCTAAAACCGACGAAGAAAAAGCCATCAAAGCTAAATATTCAAAAGTATTGGGTTCGGCAGTAAATCCAGTTTTACGCGAAGGTAACTCAGATCGTAGAGCACCAAAAGCGGTAAAGAACTACGCAAAAGCAAATCCACACTCAATGGGTGCTTGGTCTTCTGATTCTAAAACTAGCGTAGCCAGCATGAGCGAAGGCGATTTCTATGGTTCTGAAAAATCTACAACAATAGGAAACGATACACAATTTAAGATTGAATTTGTAGCTACTGATGGCGCTGTAACCGAATTGAAAGGTTTAGCTAACTTAAAAGCAGGCGAAGTAATTGACAGCTCTGTATTGAGCATTGCCAAGTTGAAAGCTTTTGTAGCCGGGGCCATCAAAGAAGCTAAAGATGCGGGCGTATTGCTTTCGGCACACTTAAAAGCAACCATGATGAAGGTTTCAGATCCTATCATTTTCGGAGCTATTGTAGAGGCTTACTTTGCAGATGTTTTTGCTAAATATGCTGATCTTTTCAAAACTTTAGGAGTTGATACTCGTAATGGTTTGGGCGATGTTTACGCTAAAATTGCAGGTAGCGCACAAGAAGCAGAAGTGAAAGCAGCTATTGATGCAGCAATTGCAAACGGTCCGGCTTTGGCCATGGTAAACTCTGATAAAGGCATTACCAATTTGCATGTTCCTTCTGATGTAATTGTAGATGCTTCTATGCCTGCAATGATCCGTACATCAGGCCAAATGTGGGATAAAGATGGGAAACAACAAGATACCATTGCAATTATTCCTGATAGATGCTATGCAGGCGTTTACACCGCAACTATCGATGATTGTAAAAAACATGGTGCCTTTAATCCAACTACAATGGGTTCGGTTCCTAACGTGGGTTTAATGGCACAAAAAGCAGAAGAGTATGGTTCTCACGATAAAACTTTCCAAGCTGCTGCTAATGGAACTATCCGTGTAAGCGATGCTGCTGGAAATGTATTTTTTGAGCAGGCAGTAGAAACAGGCGATATTTTCCGTATGTGCCAAACTAAAGATGCACCTATACAAGATTGGGTAAAATTAGCAGTAAATAGAGCTCGTTTGTCTAATACGCCTGCTGTTTTTTGGTTAGATGAAAACAGGGCACACGATGCACAAATTATTAAGAAAATAAATACCTATTTGGCAGATCACGATACCAACGGTTTAGATTTACGTATCCTATCGCCAATTGAAGCTACCAAATTTACCTTAGAGCGTGTACGCAAAGGCGAAGATACTATTTCGGTTACTGGTAACGTATTACGTGATTATTTAACAGATTTATTCCCAATTTTAGAACTAGGTACCTCAGCTAAAATGCTTTCTATCGTTCCTTTAATGAATGGTGGTGGTTTGTTCGAAACCGGTGCTGGTGGTTCTGCTCCTAAGCACGTAGAACAGTTTGTAAAAGAAGGTTACCTGCGTTGGGATTCATTGGGCGAGTTCTTGGCATTGCAAGCTTCTTTAGAGCACTTATCGCAAACACAAAACAATGCAAAAGCACAAGTTTTAGCCGATGCTTTAGACGAAGCTAATGCGAAATTCTTAGCTACAGATAAATCTCCAGGTAGAAAATTAGGAACTATCGATAACCGTGGTTCTCATTTTTACTTAGCGCTGTATTGGGCCGAGGCTTTGGCTGCACAAACAAAAGATGCAGAATTAGCTGCTAAGTTTGCTCCATTAGCAAAAGCGTTAGTAGAAAACGAAGCTAAAATTACAGCAGAGCTGATAGAGGCACAAGGTAAAGCACAAGAAATTGGTGGTTATTATCATCCAAATGATGATTTAGCTGCAAAAGCAATGCGCCCGAGTGCTACCTTAAATGATGCTTTGGCGAGTTTGTAA
- the map gene encoding type I methionyl aminopeptidase, with translation MSITNEAELQGMQKASEAVALTLKAMKDYAKVGMSTKELDDFGGKMLEEFGAKSAPFLTYNFPGYTCISVNNEFCHGIPTAQRILKEGDLINIDVSAELNCFWSDNGCSFVLGEDIHQHQKLVNASKEILQKAIANIKGGVRISDIGHLIETEAKKRGYKVIKNLTGHGVGRSLHEEPHEVACYKDRFNLTRFKKNSVVAIETFISTTSTIAETLADGWTMVGNRGGYMAQHEHTIIVTDGKPIILTEANEIWD, from the coding sequence ATGTCTATTACCAACGAAGCCGAACTACAAGGAATGCAAAAAGCAAGCGAAGCAGTGGCCTTAACGCTAAAAGCGATGAAGGACTATGCAAAGGTGGGTATGAGCACTAAAGAGCTAGACGATTTTGGCGGTAAAATGTTGGAAGAATTTGGCGCTAAATCGGCACCCTTTCTTACTTACAATTTCCCGGGATATACTTGCATTAGCGTAAATAATGAGTTTTGCCATGGCATACCTACGGCACAACGAATTTTAAAGGAAGGCGATTTGATCAATATTGACGTGTCTGCCGAACTCAATTGCTTTTGGTCTGACAATGGTTGCTCTTTCGTACTCGGAGAGGATATTCATCAGCACCAAAAGTTAGTAAATGCATCGAAAGAAATTTTGCAAAAAGCCATTGCAAACATTAAAGGCGGTGTACGTATTTCGGATATTGGCCATCTCATAGAAACCGAAGCCAAAAAACGTGGCTACAAAGTGATTAAAAACCTAACGGGGCATGGCGTTGGCCGCAGCTTACACGAAGAACCACATGAAGTGGCGTGCTACAAAGACCGTTTTAATTTGACCCGCTTCAAAAAAAACTCAGTGGTGGCTATAGAAACCTTTATCTCTACTACTTCTACCATTGCCGAAACTTTAGCCGATGGCTGGACCATGGTAGGCAACCGAGGCGGCTACATGGCACAGCACGAACATACTATTATAGTTACTGATGGTAAACCTATTATTCTTACCGAAGCTAACGAAATTTGGGATTAG